The sequence below is a genomic window from Temnothorax longispinosus isolate EJ_2023e unplaced genomic scaffold, Tlon_JGU_v1 HiC_scaffold_14, whole genome shotgun sequence.
GGGTAGCTAGTAGTCAACTATCGAATACCGAGTTCCATCACAGATTAATAGACAGATAGCCAATGGCCCCTCCTAAGTCGAGACCACCATTTTCGTGACTTGATTACCAACACACTTTGCCCCTTATCGACACACTTTGCCCCTAGGATTGAGTCCGGACTAAATCACATTACAGACTTTGCCTCTGGTGCGAGTCCGAACTAAATATATCCGATTTTACCTACAGACTTTGCCCCTGGTGTGAATCCAGACTAAATATATCCGATTTTATCTACAGACTGAGACTTTGCCCCTGATGCGAGCGTGCGAGTCCGgactaaatatatatccaaTTTTAGAGttgaaaactattttttttttgtttcggcCGAAATCGAAACTAAAAACCGAAACTTTTGAAGAAGTTTTACAAaagcgatataattttaaaaaatcgttgggaattatttatgtatctactctttttattaaatatcactgaaatataaaaatatttgtcaaatattataacaatataaaacattataatattgcatccccaactttaaaaattataaaatcacgTAAGTATTATTCATATCACATAAAAGTTTGTACTTGAGATGTTTTTACTTAAActtagataataattaactttagtAATCAGTAATTGAActcaaacaattttatattataataaaaataaaaatttctgaacaaGATTCGGATCAGAACAAGAACCAAATTCGAACAAGATCCGGATATCCGCGGatttttgctaaaataaaatattttatcttggaTCTATTTCTATCTCGGACATATCTTGATAAACGGATAATTGTCATCACACACTAGCGGTCCGAAAATATCGAGATTTTCGTTTTCACCAGTTCCCGAACCCGGTTTTCATATTATGGCGCATGGAATAGTTATTTaattgtgtaacaagtgctataagataaaaattcacgggtgcggtgaccgcactcgccttcggctcgtgcgtcaactccgcacccgtgaattttcatctttacgcaCGGTTtgcacaccctattttatgttgcaagtgcgtggaaagtggtctatcacgcacgcgtagcgtgcgtaatgggccactttccatgcacgtgttacataataaaaattatttatattttgttaatattatgttttataattatatatttttatatattaataaatatttttttctgtacttAATTGTATAGACCACGTATATTAgtgacatataaaaattacagttaaaaaatatttatttatattatttattgtcttAGTTATTGGTTCTcattcttaatatatatacgatcaaaattaacattttaattatttttatatatacatatacagttatatgcatatatgttatatgtcagccatataataaaattgtaattatttattaattatattttatttattataatcatataatatatacagaaatGATAGTCAAATTTGGACAACGGATTCATATGTTCAGCTAGCAAAAATACATCGGAAACGACTATTCACACTCGTGTTGCAAAGAAAGTCAAATTTTGTCGGACAGTATATTAAGTGGAAAGAAGAGATATTTTCAAACTGCTTTATctcgaaaacaaaaaattatatccacACGAAATAAATCGCATTTTAAAGGCTTACATATGAATAGAccgcaagaaaaaaaagtgaaattcgggaatttttatcttggaaACAATTAATTCGATTCAATccgggttttttttatttaaaagtatctaCATTGAGGCAcgttcacaaattttttttaagggaATTCATTTCCTCGGAGCGCTGTTCTCGTGGCCGGCGTAAAATGTGACACTGTTCACGGTTCCCAGAATATCTCGAGAACGGCTGGGCCGATTTGCttcaaatttatacaaaatgttttttttctcgtttccattgggagattttttttacttaactagttttttttatcagactATAAAGGACACATTCATTTTTCGACCCAAATTTTCGAcctttatagttttataaaaaaaaaatttttcgatggaaacgagaaaaaaaaacattttctataaatttgaaGCAAATCGGTCCAGCCGTTCTCGAGATATTCTGGGAACCGTGAACCGTCCGCGAGGAACACATTTTCGCCGGCCACGACAACAGCGCTCTGAGGGAATGAATtcccttaaaaaaatttgtgaacgTGCCTCAATGtagatacttttaaataaaaaatacccgaattaaatcgaattaatagtttccaagataaaaattcccaaatttcacctttttttcttgcggTCTACTCATATGTCTCATGTGTAACCCCTTAAAGCTAAAAGTTGGCATTTTTATGtggcataaattaaatttagaaaaaaatgctaCCGGTGCTATAAAGTCCTGACAATACGGATTCAGAAGGTTTTGTCGGacagtataattattattataaaagtatgttttcgatataatatatttattttattttttacaatctttatttttatttgtaatatttaaaaataaaaacgggGCCTGTCGATGTCGTTTCAGGCCTCGTATTCCCGCGCCCTCGTCCACTCCATCCCCCTCTCCAGCTTTCTCTTCTTCAGCCTCCTCTATTCcagtctttttctctccagCCTCCTTCTCTCCAGCCTCCTCTTCTCCAcgttcttcctcttcctctatATGGACCATAATACCTACACAGAAAATGCAAAAtcaaagcaataaataaatgcacaattaaatagaaatgatTTTagaactttataattaaattaacaaatataacgtacctatttcttttttttatgcttcttcctcctcttttcttttctttttttttgcctttcttcctcattttttttatcctcgTCATCTTCATCGTCATCTACGTTCATGTTTTCCTCCTGGCTTTTTAGATTTTGTTTTTCCATCTTCCTCTGTTTTtgttcctcttctttttttctccatcAGTCTCCTAATTCATAAGTAAatcagtaataaataaaatcacgaACCGTTTTGTTGTCTAACTAATGCACGCTATTTGTAAGGGTGGAATATCAGACTATGCGCGAATTCGTAATTCGCGATTCGTGAATCGTATATTCGTGATTAGTGTGGAGAAAAAATTCGTCGATTATTCGATGAATTTTCGACGAATTTTCTCTCCACACTATTCACGAATATACGAATCGCGAATTACGAATTCGCGCATAGTCTGGTTCCCTTACCTATGCTAGAACTAAACATCACAGACGCGTGCTACTTAGATAtctactataattttttacaatgtacAAAACAATTACGCAATTACGATAACCTGACGTTTGAGCTACCAAAATACGATTTAGGCGCTACAAATTCTTCGAAATGTTCTCCTTTTTTGGAATTAAAAGGTGATGAAGAAGAACGTTTCGAAGGATTTGTAGCATTAAGTTATTGGACTGCACCCTTATATGATATCCTTGTGCTGACAATAATCTCGCAGTACGAAGCGAGCACAATGAGAGAATCAACATTGCGGAAAAGAGGCAAGGTCGCAACGATTCTATTCGATTTAATATGGCTTTTTTAAGAGTGGAAATTATAACAatctaatctaaaaataaagaataataatattctaaccttttctttctatccgctttttcctcttcttgcttcttcctctctctttttctatcttcctctttctttctctctagaCTCCTCCTCAGATCTTCTCGCCCCTTTTCACGACTTTTCTTATTCATTTCTTCTTGAGTTCTTTTTATTGCGGTTTCTTCTATTGCGTGGACTCTAAAAACGCAAGGCAAGCGATCACGAGAACCGAGCAGAGCCGAACAGAGCCGAGCAGAGCTAACAAGGGAAGGGTCAACCCTCGGGGTCACCGATTTTGTcgaaattttactaaaatgtaGTATTGATATAGAAGTGACAAATGCTGTACGGAGACGATGCGCTTCTCAACCGTtgccgagaaaaaaaataaaaatatataaaaataaaaaaaatataaataaaaaaatatatatatattttggcggggatatatttacataatattaaaaaaattgtatgtatatttattggatttattagttttgtataggtataaaaaaaggttacaataaaaaaggcgtacaaaagaagaatattataataaaatgattgcGATTATTCGTCGTCTTGCTCTGTAACTTTACAAACTTTAGAgtgattgaaataaaaaaacaagtgAAACATAAAACTGACTTACACCAAGCACACTTTATAAATCCAATTGTTTTGCAAgcacattttgtttttaataatgagACAGGAAAACACACgtcattaacatttaaaaagcTCGGCCGTTCGCTCGTCAGTTTTGATCCAAACCATGCGTATTTAATCATACGTGAAAATACCGGAGCATTTAACTGATGCAATATTACAGagtgaatttttataacatcttCACGAGAtgctatttctcttttttcttgtaGTAATATAGGAGCATTCTGCAAGCGcttgagaaaatttttaacctGACGATAGAAATACACATCGCAGGGCTGGCACAGCGGTGTGCATTTCGGcggtataatttttaatgtacacGTTGCTTCTCCTTgttcattttcaaaaatttcatcgTGTAGAGCGGGGTTAGTTTGGCCTCCCCAAGAATcgataatgaataaaaacttGTTGTTTTTAACATATGGTAAGATAAcatttgtcaaaaatttttcgtatAAATCGGTTGTAAGTTTTCCGGATTTTGAACAAGTGACAACAACGTTTTTATATTCATCGGTCAActtatcaacattttttttaactaaaggTCCAAACTTTCCCGAGGGCTCTTGCAAgcacaaaaatacaaaaggaATAATCTTTCCCGACGCAGTCAAAGTATACTGCGCAGTATAAGAGTGACTAAtcttatttaaactttttttctgtacAAAAACTGTTTTCGAACCTTTATGCTCAAGAGTTCTATTATAAGTACTATCATATTGGCATCCAGTTTGATCggtattaataacaaaatctttttgaaatttagAAATCAGAACTCTAGTTTGCGTTTGGAATTTTTCTGCCGCTTCTAGTACTTCTTCCATTGTGGCGCATTCCTTTTTACTAACGTATTTCGTGATTTTCCGCTGTTTTATTCTATGCcttcttttgaaatattttacccATGATTCGCTAGCATTGAAAGTAAACTGTTCCGAAATATAAGGAAATGCTGCTGCCATTGCCCATTGCTGGATTGTCCTGCTTGTCAcctattaaagttaaaaatcaatatattcatagttttaaaaatttatctacttttgtttatttttccgtttcgataaaacaataaatttaccTACTCATAAGAGGCTCTAGCTTCCTTGAAACGTTCGAAGGTTTCTGTATCAATGTATGTCCACTTATCAAAGTGTGTTCCACCCTTCTTCACATCTTCTGCCCATATTTTAagatcttcttttttcttcaagCGACTGCAGccttttttatgcaaatttgcTAAAGACCACTTTGGATGAGCTTCAGCCAGAGCAACggttttcattttatattctaaaggaatataatcaaaaagttgtttttgaaattttttgggCTCGTAATCTtcatctttattaattttacactgcgaataaaaataaaattgcatgagTAAATTATGAATGTTTATGCTGTAAACATTAGCACATTGACtaacaatgtaaaataaaatagcgtTAATATACGTTAAAGcacataattgtttttataattttgagaaatatacTCATTTTATTGccaataatagaaatataatactttaacatACCTCTTCGTATTCTCCTTCGGTATCGTTCTCatcgaataatattaaatcctCTTCTATAACAATTTGTCGATTTGCCAAAAtgttgataattttttcacaaattacTTCGCCCATAGCTACAGACACAGAGCTTATTTTATCAGGAGGTGTATCTGTTAGAAGATCTTTCGCTTGCAACAAACTATTACAATACTTCAGGGCATTTGTTAATTCACCCTTAAAATCTTCGTCTTTTAATAATCGTTTGCGCTCATcttctaaattttcttttgcagTAGATGTACCCGCTGGTTGTTCcattttgaaaacttttaGCGCAGAATATTCACACAATTCACTAATTAGTGTTAGTGTTCAAGAACAGACGAGTGTCTTCGACGACAGTAAACGATCGATTAACGGTTCAGCATTTGAAATGCGACCCTAGCGCTCTTTTAACCCTTCACCCACATAGGTGGGTCGTTTTTGTCCGGGCGAAAATCAAATGTAGTTGTAACTTTTGCAAACGCGTAGAGATGGCGCCACTGCGCATtcgtaaaaaaagttatactCCCCGAGAACCCGCCTATCGAGTTTCAAGGCGCCAGACCACCTCCAGCCGTCATTATAATTCCAATGCATCATAATTCCAATGCAAGGCAATTCGAAtgcatagaaaataatattataaccgaatataaataattttttgcaagaaGCATGccttaaaatgttaatttcaaAATCGCTAATATTTTACGAACATTTTATGcacagttttaaaattataataaaataaaataaaataaaattcacatCGCGATTTCTCGGCAACGGTTGAGAAGCGCATCGTCTTCGTACAGCATTTGTCACTTCTATATCAATACtacattttagtaaaatttcgACAAAATCGGTGACCCCGAGGGTTGACCCTTCCCTTGTAAGACGCGAGAGGAGCGCGGAGCGAGAAACGTGCTAGACTAATTTTGCAGCGATGTCAGATTTCAGCAGTGAATGCAGTGATGTCAGATGCTCGACGCTCGGTCAGCCGCAAGCCGGCGAGAATCGTGCTAGGTTTTCTTTCTCGGCGCTcgcggtcgcgcgcgcgcgcacctaGGTCTTGTCGTACTTATCAATtacttatgatatttattgatattatatatatatatatatatatgtatatatatatatatatttatataattatatttataattaaacatatcaAGTATGTCCATACATGTTTTTGTctcttctataatatatattacaaaaaaaaataaaaataaaaatctaaaaatgattaaaaagattatttttgcattgcattttttataatatgtgaaGTTTGaggtaatgagaaaaaaattgcccatatataatcatatatgtataaatgtaacagttgttatgtataattaacataaaaaaatgtaaaaaaacatatataaatatatataattatatataattatatataattatatatatttatgtgtttttgtttttatataaaaaatttttaccgcGTGGATATATGTCTATACTCTTATCGTCCTCTTAATCGTATATATTCTTCCACAATTTGTGAACGCAGGCTGGCTTTGTTATTTTGTCGTATTTATGTGATGTCTTCACCTGTTAGACgtagttttttcatttttctaaaggtttaaaacagaaattgatTTAGTTTGTTAACgattttgcaatataatacACTACAATTTCTcaatgtaagaaaaattttatcagtTCAGCAGCTTACCTTGTTGAATTTGTTGATGTTTCATACctcttaattgtttaatattgcGTATATTTCCTTCTCCTTCGGCAAGTTCTTCGAATCCCTCACTTTTTCTCTCATCTTCAAGTGcatattttcagttttatgaaaattcttacattttttaacagCAAGCTCCAACTTTCCCACAGATCCCATTAACTATACTTCTTTCGCCTCTGTTCAACGCTGTCTCCCCTTTTATCTGCAAGCAGACATATgacaatttaattgaaattattttaatttaatttaatctctcAATTCTTAATTATGCTGACAAATTCTTCATTAGTgttgtgtaaaaaatgttgttttaaacattaattatcatcaTACTTGCGTCCATCGTTGACTAAAAGCTTTCTTCCACGTCTCGAACCACTGTTTCTTCTGTAATATTCAtgcatattatttcaattgtaataaaatatactgttTGACATAACAGATAGAACATGACAGGATTACATTAcattcgatttaatttaattaatgtcaacaagacttttattaatttacattgaaatctAATGTGACTTCATCATATTCTATCTattagtttaaacaaattatactttaataaattttttttacaggtatattaaaatatctatttatactttcttatgggtatattattaatatattcctgtttaaaataatagatacaatatgatcagattacattatattacattcaatttcaatgtaaataaataaaaacattattaatttacattgaaattgaatgtaatataatgtaatcttatcatattgtatctattattttaattaaacagggatcttacatttcttttctaatattGGTCACTGGTCATTTTACTTACCATTCTCTGCTCAtattcctcttctcctttttcctctttatgACGGGCTTTGTTCCTTACGTCAAATACACGTGCATACTTTAACTGGTATTTTAAACTTTGCTGACACCTTGTATAGACTGTCCGTCTGCTCCGATAATGTGTCACTGCGAAACTTTAGGTTATGGCCGTGAGCAGGGACCATCAACTCTCACATGACAGAGTGCGTTccaaaacttataaaaaaaagtcggaCAACCTTTTTGGCCACGACCATACATTGAACAATAAAGACTGTTGACACAAAAGACATTGAAAACCCACCTTAAACTTACCCGATCACAAGTACAACCGATCCAAGATGGATTTGGATAAATTTCGTATAGTAATATTGgtttttatattcattgtttttgctatttcattaatttgcatattgcTATTAGTTTATTCACAGAGATCAATTTCAGAACCTTATTACACGCCATAGagtacataaaaatatcaacaaTGCAGTTTACAACGTACGCGATAGTTACCATACCCTAAGAGCACAGTtgacggaaagtcgacggtaagtcgacttttataagtcgacttctagtcggcttctaaaaatggcagaaaatcgactaaaagtcgacttctaaataggcgacttctaaaaatggcgaaaagtcgactaaaagtcgacttctagtcgacttctaaaaatggcggaaagtcgacttctaaatagtcgacttataaaagtcaacggaaagttgacttttataagtcgacttctagtcgacttctaaaaatggcggaaagtcgacttttagtcgacttctaaatagtcgacttataaaagtcaacggaaagttgacttttataagtcgacttctaaaaatgacgaaaagtcgactaaaagtcgacttctagtcgacttctaaaaatggcggaatGTCGACTAAAAatcgacttctaaatagtcgacttataaaagtcaattttccgtcgatttttataagtcgacttctagtcgacttctaaaaatggcggaaagtcgacttttagtcgacttctaaatagtcgacttataaaagtcaacggaaagttgacttttataagtcgacttctaaaaatggcgaaaagtcgactaaaagtcgacttctaatgGAGGATTCACACTGAGTCCGGCGTCCGACATACGACATCCGACGTCCGACGTCCGATTGGTCGTACGTTAAAAGCAGTTCAAATTGTGCACGATCAGCACATACGATTAGTAATCGGATCCCGTATACAAATATCAAAGTATAACCTAAACACAAAGGATTTTGAAAGCGTTTAAAATGGATATTTCaatgcttttaagaaaaaaaagaaaactattaaatttgttattgaaGATAAATCAATTACAgagaataaatcaaataagaaataaagagaaaaagagaaaaagagtatGGATTAGAGCATGTATTCTTGGACG
It includes:
- the LOC139823588 gene encoding uncharacterized protein isoform X2; its protein translation is MEQPAGTSTAKENLEDERKRLLKDEDFKGELTNALKYCNSLLQAKDLLTDTPPDKISSVSVAMGEVICEKIINILANRQIVIEEDLILFDENDTEGEYEECKINKDEDYEPKKFQKQLFDYIPLEYKMKTVALAEAHPKWSLANLHKKGCSRLKKKEDLKIWAEDVKKGGTHFDKWTYIDTETFERFKEARASYE
- the LOC139823588 gene encoding uncharacterized protein isoform X1 translates to MEQPAGTSTAKENLEDERKRLLKDEDFKGELTNALKYCNSLLQAKDLLTDTPPDKISSVSVAMGEVICEKIINILANRQIVIEEDLILFDENDTEGEYEECKINKDEDYEPKKFQKQLFDYIPLEYKMKTVALAEAHPKWSLANLHKKGCSRLKKKEDLKIWAEDVKKGGTHFDKWTYIDTETFERFKEARASYE